One genomic region from Prosthecobacter fusiformis encodes:
- a CDS encoding DUF6876 family protein: MSSLASALYPSETNFKTRPKGIEFTDFPLDEIAFYFTDNVLMLPSEY, translated from the coding sequence TTGTCCTCCTTGGCATCTGCACTTTATCCCTCAGAAACCAATTTTAAAACACGCCCTAAGGGAATCGAGTTCACCGACTTCCCTCTCGACGAAATTGCCTTCTACTTCACAGACAATGTGCTGATGCTACCCAGCGAATACTAG